One region of Triticum aestivum cultivar Chinese Spring chromosome 6B, IWGSC CS RefSeq v2.1, whole genome shotgun sequence genomic DNA includes:
- the LOC123139268 gene encoding B3 domain-containing protein Os03g0212300-like produces the protein MYLSRGWEKFYRAYDLQLGYFLVFRYDDDANMLIVKVYNKTMCHMHYAADDDAGRSSSSDTGYSQSSSDYGCSESSSDSGCSET, from the exons atgtacttgtctcgtgggtgggagaagttctaccgtgcctacgacctgcagctggggtacttccttgtcttcaggtacgacgacgacgccaacatgctcatcgtgaaggtgtacaACAAGACTATGTGTCACATGCACTacgctgccgatgatgatgccg gtaggagcagcagcagcgacactggctacagccaaagcagcagcgactatggctgtagcgaaagcagcagcgattctggctgtagcgaaa CTTAA